Proteins from a genomic interval of Diospyros lotus cultivar Yz01 chromosome 6, ASM1463336v1, whole genome shotgun sequence:
- the LOC127803034 gene encoding basic blue protein — MQGTYRFFFSLVLVGLISTRGATAAQHVVGGSQGWDESTDFASWASGQTFRVGDQLVFKYTPGLHSVVELGSESAYKNCDVSSALNSLNGGNDAVKLNKAGDRYFACGTAGHCGSGMKLKITTVAANAPSTPASSSSPSSSGSSSTSPTSAGQESRSLGSLLVLMAASLVISLVLVF, encoded by the exons ATGCAGGGCACTTacagatttttcttttcattggTTTTGGTGGGTTTGATCAGTACTAGAGGGGCCACGGCGGCGCAGCATGTTGTCGGCGGGAGCCAAGGCTGGGATGAATCCACAGACTTCGCCTCCTGGGCTTCCGGCCAGACATTCAGAGTCGGCGATCAACTTG TTTTCAAGTACACGCCGGGGCTGCACAGTGTGGTGGAACTGGGGAGCGAAAGCGCGTACAAGAACTGCGATGTTAGCAGCGCGCTAAATTCCTTGAACGGCGGCAACGATGCGGTGAAGCTAAACAAGGCCGGCGACCGGTACTTCGCTTGCGGAACCGCCGGCCATTGTGGCAGCGGCATGAAGTTGAAGATCACCACAGTAGCCGCCAACGCGCCCTCTACTCCGGCATCGTCGTCGTCGCCGTCGTCTTCTGGATCCTCCTCGACGTCGCCAACTTCGGCTGGTCAGGAATCTCGCTCTCTCGGGTCTCTGCTGGTTTTGATGGCCGCTTCGCTCGTCATCTCGCTGGTTCTAGTTTTTTGA